One Kribbella sp. NBC_00662 genomic region harbors:
- a CDS encoding DeoR/GlpR family DNA-binding transcription regulator: MTSEVDGDTTELSRPARRQAEIAAYVVKHGSVSANDLVEAFGVSVMTVHRDLDELERQGVVRKYRGGVSAQPTSVFESNVAYRLNTAHAEKAAIARHARAMIEPGMSVMLDDSTSALALIDLIEDITPLTVATNFLPAITRLSQLRDITLLALGGIYSATHDSFGGMPCAEAVEALHTDLLFCSVSAVSPTHAFHQEEEIVLVKRAMLRSARTKVLLVDHAKLQRTALHRLAPLTDFDLVIVDEKTPQDLIEPLRDHGATVEVAKL, encoded by the coding sequence ATGACATCGGAAGTCGATGGTGACACCACCGAACTGAGCCGGCCCGCGCGCCGGCAGGCCGAGATCGCGGCGTACGTCGTGAAGCACGGCTCGGTCTCGGCCAACGACCTGGTCGAGGCGTTCGGGGTGAGCGTGATGACGGTGCACCGCGACCTGGACGAGCTCGAGCGGCAGGGCGTGGTCCGCAAGTACCGCGGCGGCGTCAGCGCGCAGCCGACAAGCGTGTTCGAGAGCAACGTCGCGTACCGGCTGAACACCGCGCACGCGGAGAAGGCCGCGATCGCCCGGCACGCCCGGGCGATGATCGAGCCGGGGATGTCGGTGATGCTCGACGACTCGACCAGCGCGCTGGCCCTGATCGATCTGATCGAGGACATCACGCCGTTGACCGTGGCAACGAACTTCCTGCCCGCGATCACCCGGCTGTCCCAGCTCCGCGACATCACGCTGCTCGCACTCGGCGGGATCTACTCCGCGACCCACGACTCGTTCGGCGGCATGCCGTGCGCCGAGGCCGTCGAGGCGCTGCACACCGACCTGCTGTTCTGCTCGGTGTCCGCGGTGTCGCCGACGCACGCGTTCCACCAGGAGGAGGAGATCGTCCTGGTCAAGCGGGCGATGTTGCGCTCGGCAAGGACCAAGGTGCTGCTGGTCGACCACGCCAAGCTGCAGCGCACGGCCTTGCACCGGCTCGCGCCGCTGACCGACTTCGACCTCGTGATCGTCGACGAGAAGACCCCGCAGGACCTGATCGAACCGCTGCGCGACCACGGCGCCACCGTGGAGGTAGCCAAACTCTAG
- a CDS encoding glycoside hydrolase family 43 protein, producing the protein MRSFRAAVTATAAVLLTGVLAPAAPAAEKQETAVSSQTFRNPVNPSADPSLMFYNGKYYVATTRGDRIGIWSSPSLATLLVQPEQVVWRDSDTTRNTQMWAPAFRHVGGRWYIYYTASDGVDANHRMYVLESAGHDPLGPYSFKAKIADFGEYAIDGEPITVNGRQYFVWTGPGRGQGGPAQLYIVRMSNPWTSVGDRVAIPADGGCSEVREGPTPLYGATRTFLTYSTCDTGKPDYQLWMKSIANGADPMVASNWVQHAGPIFSRNDETGVWGPGHHSFFKSPDGTEDWIAYHGKNTSTYTYSFRTTRVQKITWNADGTPNLGRPLAAGATQNLPSGDPGSSNYWINDTDSTVEYAGSWTSGSGCGNQCFWGNDHWSGQTNATATIHFTGTRVALLSVADTGNGIAAISVDGGPEQRIDYYSSIRVGEQLMYISPTLAAGAHTLKVRVTGDKNPASGSTVISLDRIEVY; encoded by the coding sequence ATGAGGTCCTTCCGTGCCGCAGTGACCGCAACAGCCGCCGTACTGCTCACCGGCGTACTGGCGCCGGCCGCACCAGCAGCCGAGAAGCAGGAGACTGCAGTGTCCTCGCAGACCTTCCGGAACCCGGTGAATCCGTCCGCGGATCCGTCGCTGATGTTCTACAACGGCAAGTACTACGTCGCGACGACCCGCGGCGACCGGATCGGGATCTGGTCGTCACCCAGCCTCGCCACCCTGCTCGTGCAGCCGGAGCAGGTGGTGTGGCGGGACTCGGACACGACTCGCAACACGCAGATGTGGGCGCCGGCGTTCCGCCACGTCGGCGGCCGCTGGTACATCTACTACACGGCCTCCGACGGCGTCGACGCCAACCACCGGATGTACGTCCTCGAGTCGGCCGGCCACGATCCGCTCGGTCCGTACTCGTTCAAGGCGAAGATCGCGGACTTCGGCGAGTACGCGATCGACGGTGAGCCGATCACGGTCAACGGCCGGCAGTACTTCGTCTGGACCGGCCCCGGCCGCGGTCAGGGCGGACCCGCACAGCTGTACATCGTCCGGATGAGCAACCCGTGGACGTCCGTCGGCGACCGGGTCGCGATCCCGGCGGACGGCGGCTGCTCTGAGGTCCGGGAAGGGCCGACGCCGCTGTACGGCGCGACGCGTACGTTCCTGACCTACTCGACGTGCGACACCGGCAAGCCGGACTACCAGCTGTGGATGAAGAGCATCGCCAACGGCGCCGACCCGATGGTCGCGTCGAACTGGGTCCAGCACGCCGGCCCGATCTTCTCCCGCAACGACGAGACCGGCGTCTGGGGTCCCGGACACCACTCGTTCTTCAAGTCGCCGGACGGGACCGAGGACTGGATCGCCTACCACGGCAAGAACACCAGCACCTACACCTACTCGTTCCGCACGACCCGCGTCCAGAAGATCACCTGGAACGCCGACGGCACACCGAACCTCGGCCGGCCGCTCGCGGCCGGTGCCACGCAGAACCTGCCGTCCGGCGACCCCGGCTCGTCGAACTACTGGATCAACGACACCGACAGCACGGTCGAGTACGCCGGGAGCTGGACCTCGGGATCCGGCTGCGGCAACCAGTGCTTCTGGGGTAACGACCACTGGAGCGGGCAGACCAACGCGACCGCGACGATCCATTTCACCGGCACCCGGGTCGCGCTGCTCAGCGTCGCCGACACCGGCAACGGGATCGCCGCGATCTCCGTCGACGGCGGTCCCGAGCAGCGCATCGACTACTACAGCTCGATCCGCGTCGGCGAGCAGTTGATGTACATCAGCCCGACGCTCGCCGCCGGCGCCCACACCTTGAAGGTGCGAGTCACCGGCGACAAGAACCCCGCGTCGGGCAGCACGGTCATCAGCCTCGACCGGATCGAGGTCTACTGA
- a CDS encoding MarR family winged helix-turn-helix transcriptional regulator: MSTSDQAAHEIRTSLFRLVRRLRQERPEGELSYSQFNVLGWLEREGSMTNADLAAAERVTPQTMMRATTDLVASGFISRADNPADRRQVLLEITPAGATLVREDRRRRDTFLAKAMDATLTPTEQDLLHLAARLMDQLSEVTR; the protein is encoded by the coding sequence ATGAGTACGTCTGATCAAGCCGCGCACGAGATCCGCACGAGCCTGTTCCGGTTGGTCCGCCGGCTGCGTCAGGAGCGGCCCGAGGGTGAGCTCAGCTACTCCCAGTTCAACGTGCTGGGCTGGCTGGAGCGCGAAGGCTCGATGACGAACGCCGACCTGGCGGCCGCCGAGCGGGTCACCCCGCAGACCATGATGCGCGCCACGACGGATCTGGTGGCGAGCGGGTTCATCAGTCGTGCTGATAATCCTGCCGACCGTCGGCAAGTGCTCCTGGAGATCACGCCCGCCGGTGCCACCCTGGTCCGCGAAGACCGCCGCCGCCGGGACACCTTCCTCGCGAAGGCCATGGACGCGACCCTCACGCCCACCGAGCAAGACCTCCTCCACCTGGCCGCCCGGCTGATGGACCAGCTATCGGAGGTCACCCGATGA
- a CDS encoding MgtC/SapB family protein: MKLATSTTWTELLLLLIAFALSMIIGIERQVRQKSAGMRTHTLVGTGAALFTLVSGFGFNAVLGTEVNLDPSRIAAQIVSGVGFLGAGVIFMRRDVVRGLTTAATIWMTAAIGMACGAGMPVLAVAATVLHLVAVGPFARLGRFLPSPDRRRIVTVRYDDGSGVLRSILATATSMGFEASVLGTEVHRDGGRQQVRAAMRFTGRPPLQNLVIALDDLDGVTGVRLREDDDD; this comes from the coding sequence ATGAAACTGGCAACATCCACCACCTGGACCGAGCTCCTTCTGCTGCTGATCGCGTTCGCGCTGTCGATGATCATCGGCATCGAGCGGCAGGTCCGGCAGAAGAGCGCGGGGATGCGGACGCACACGCTGGTCGGCACCGGCGCCGCACTGTTCACACTGGTCTCCGGGTTCGGCTTCAACGCCGTCCTCGGGACCGAGGTCAACCTGGACCCGTCCCGGATCGCGGCGCAGATCGTCTCGGGTGTCGGCTTCCTCGGCGCCGGCGTGATCTTCATGCGCCGGGACGTGGTCCGCGGACTCACGACCGCGGCCACGATCTGGATGACGGCAGCGATCGGGATGGCCTGCGGCGCCGGGATGCCGGTGCTGGCGGTCGCCGCGACGGTGCTGCATCTGGTCGCGGTCGGCCCGTTCGCCCGGCTCGGGCGGTTCCTGCCCTCGCCGGACCGCCGCCGCATCGTCACGGTGCGGTACGACGACGGTTCCGGCGTACTGCGGTCGATCCTGGCGACCGCCACCTCGATGGGGTTCGAGGCGTCGGTCCTCGGGACCGAGGTGCATCGGGACGGCGGGCGGCAGCAGGTACGGGCGGCGATGCGGTTCACCGGGCGGCCGCCGTTGCAGAACCTGGTGATCGCACTGGACGACCTCGACGGGGTCACCGGGGTGCGACTGCGGGAGGACGACGACGATTGA
- a CDS encoding 2-hydroxyacid dehydrogenase, producing the protein MRTVKTLLAGDHFVRNELLAAALGTIPDVAFEFSEITLPWPLTPYGRVAEVDEASDVEDQLIEALAGVELAVTQMGPFTERVLDAAPDLRYLVVCRGGPVNVNIAAAAKRGIAVASTPGRNAVAAAEHAVALMMGALRNLPRLQRTLELGEWRSDLYAYDECGGELDGSTVGLVGYGAIGQRVARVMLAFGAHVLVADPYIDQAPEGIDLVELDELLRRSEVVSLHARLTDQTRGMIGAEQIASMPRGAVLVNTARGGLLDYDATVDALESGQLGAAAFDVFPAEPLPAGSRLLTAPNIVMTPHLAGATRQTAHRAGSIAAEAVAAFLSGKDPVGLVPA; encoded by the coding sequence ATGAGAACCGTCAAGACGCTGCTCGCCGGCGACCACTTCGTACGCAACGAGCTGCTCGCGGCGGCGCTCGGCACGATCCCCGACGTCGCGTTCGAGTTCAGCGAGATCACGTTGCCGTGGCCGCTGACGCCGTACGGGCGGGTTGCCGAGGTGGATGAGGCCAGTGATGTGGAGGACCAGCTGATCGAGGCGCTGGCCGGGGTCGAGCTGGCGGTCACGCAGATGGGGCCGTTCACGGAGCGGGTGCTGGATGCCGCGCCCGATCTGCGGTACCTGGTCGTCTGCCGCGGCGGGCCGGTGAACGTGAATATCGCCGCTGCGGCGAAGCGCGGGATTGCGGTCGCGTCGACGCCCGGACGCAACGCGGTGGCGGCCGCGGAACACGCGGTCGCGCTGATGATGGGTGCCCTGCGCAACCTTCCGCGACTGCAGCGGACGTTGGAGCTGGGCGAGTGGCGGTCCGACCTCTACGCGTACGACGAGTGCGGCGGCGAGCTGGACGGATCCACGGTCGGGCTGGTCGGTTATGGCGCGATCGGGCAACGGGTCGCGCGGGTGATGCTTGCCTTCGGCGCCCATGTGCTGGTCGCCGATCCGTACATCGACCAGGCGCCGGAGGGTATCGATCTCGTGGAGCTGGACGAGCTCCTGCGGCGATCCGAGGTGGTGAGTCTGCATGCACGGCTGACCGATCAGACCCGCGGGATGATCGGCGCGGAGCAGATCGCCTCGATGCCGCGCGGCGCCGTACTGGTGAACACCGCGCGGGGAGGTCTGCTCGATTACGACGCGACTGTCGACGCACTGGAGTCGGGGCAGTTGGGAGCGGCGGCGTTCGACGTGTTCCCGGCCGAGCCGTTGCCGGCGGGGTCGCGGTTGCTGACCGCGCCGAACATTGTGATGACGCCCCACCTGGCCGGAGCGACACGGCAGACAGCACACCGGGCCGGCTCGATCGCGGCCGAAGCAGTGGCAGCATTCCTGTCAGGAAAGGATCCGGTAGGACTGGTCCCGGCGTAG
- a CDS encoding FGGY-family carbohydrate kinase, which yields MGWIGLDLGTQSVRAVLADAKGHVLARASRPLTSHRDGVRHEQDPQSWLSAVDAVLAEVGTTDVDGIAICSTSGTFLLTDRAGRPVTPALMYDDARAAARRDHIVDADPDRWATSMQPTWALPKILDLVADGHDLADRRVVHSADFVAAHLVGHPVATDTSHALKTGYDLVGETWPAQAFDKLGLPLSALPEVVRPGVELGRTPAGVPVHAGMTDGCAAQIAAGALTPGAWNSVLGTTLVLKGVSNDLLVDPTGAVYSHRHPDGGWLPGGASSTGAGVLTELLPGADLDTFDRAARAQGPIDAVTYPLAKTGERFPFVAPQAERFTLGDTPDDLHTYAAVLQGVAFIERLAFEHLETLGADPVRSVSLTGGATRGGYWNQLRADVLGVPVELPAVPDPAYGMAVLAASGGTDLTGTAGRMVRVDRVLEPGDQRLDDLYGAFVAELDRRGYRG from the coding sequence GTGGGCTGGATCGGTCTCGACCTCGGCACGCAAAGTGTGCGTGCCGTGCTGGCCGATGCCAAGGGCCACGTGCTGGCCCGGGCGAGCCGTCCGCTCACCAGCCATCGTGACGGCGTCCGCCATGAGCAGGATCCACAGTCCTGGCTGAGCGCCGTCGACGCCGTCCTCGCCGAGGTCGGCACGACCGATGTCGACGGCATCGCGATCTGCTCGACCTCCGGCACCTTCCTCCTCACCGACCGCGCCGGCCGACCGGTCACGCCGGCTCTGATGTACGACGACGCGCGCGCGGCCGCCCGTCGCGATCACATCGTGGACGCCGACCCGGACCGCTGGGCCACCAGCATGCAACCCACCTGGGCCCTGCCGAAGATCCTCGACCTGGTCGCGGACGGTCACGACCTCGCCGACCGCCGCGTCGTCCACAGCGCCGACTTCGTCGCGGCCCACCTCGTCGGCCACCCGGTCGCCACTGACACCAGCCACGCCCTCAAGACCGGCTACGACCTCGTAGGCGAAACCTGGCCGGCCCAGGCGTTCGACAAACTCGGCCTCCCGCTGTCGGCCTTACCCGAGGTTGTTCGTCCCGGCGTCGAGCTCGGCCGTACTCCCGCCGGCGTCCCCGTCCACGCCGGCATGACCGACGGCTGCGCCGCCCAGATCGCCGCCGGCGCCCTCACCCCAGGCGCGTGGAACTCGGTCCTCGGTACGACGCTCGTCCTCAAGGGCGTCAGCAACGACCTGCTCGTCGACCCCACCGGCGCGGTCTACAGCCATCGTCACCCCGACGGCGGGTGGCTCCCCGGCGGCGCGTCCAGCACGGGTGCCGGCGTACTCACCGAGCTCCTCCCCGGAGCCGACCTCGACACCTTCGACCGTGCCGCGCGCGCCCAGGGCCCGATCGACGCCGTCACGTATCCACTCGCCAAGACCGGCGAGCGATTCCCCTTCGTCGCGCCGCAGGCCGAGCGCTTCACCCTCGGCGACACCCCTGACGACCTGCACACGTACGCCGCCGTACTCCAAGGTGTCGCGTTCATCGAGCGGCTCGCGTTCGAGCATCTCGAGACGCTCGGCGCCGACCCGGTGCGATCGGTCTCCCTCACCGGCGGTGCCACCCGGGGCGGCTACTGGAACCAGCTCCGCGCCGACGTCCTCGGCGTACCCGTGGAGCTTCCGGCCGTGCCGGACCCGGCGTACGGCATGGCCGTCCTGGCTGCGTCAGGCGGGACCGACCTCACCGGCACCGCGGGACGCATGGTTCGGGTGGACCGTGTGCTCGAGCCAGGCGACCAACGACTCGACGACCTGTACGGCGCATTTGTCGCAGAGCTCGACCGGCGGGGGTATCGCGGATGA
- a CDS encoding inositol monophosphatase family protein, which translates to MPAPSTPADLCDLAVRLAVAAGEELLARQQSLSIDAAAVETKSSASDPVSAADRASEKLITDGLTAERPGDGLLGEEGASRPSATGLTWVIDPLDGTVNYLYGRLDWCVSIAVEDEQGALAGVVHQPPTGLTWSAVRDAGACRAVRTPYQTVWDGGRSLSLQRQVGLETALVCTGFSYLPDRRAEQAALLRNLLPAVRDLRRGGSAALDLCSVADGTADAYYEHLIQPWDVAAGALIAREAGATVVRGPGTAFPQGILAAAPSLAAPLLDLLTTPRRSV; encoded by the coding sequence ATGCCCGCCCCATCGACACCCGCTGACCTCTGCGACCTGGCCGTTCGGCTGGCCGTCGCCGCGGGGGAGGAGCTGCTGGCCCGTCAGCAGAGTCTCTCGATCGACGCCGCCGCTGTCGAAACCAAAAGCTCGGCCAGCGACCCGGTCAGCGCGGCCGACCGCGCCTCCGAGAAGCTCATCACCGACGGTCTCACCGCGGAACGCCCCGGCGATGGACTGCTCGGCGAGGAAGGTGCCTCCCGCCCGTCGGCCACCGGTCTGACCTGGGTGATCGATCCGCTCGACGGCACCGTCAACTATCTGTACGGCCGCCTCGACTGGTGCGTCTCGATCGCCGTCGAGGACGAACAGGGCGCGCTGGCGGGCGTCGTACACCAGCCTCCGACCGGACTGACCTGGTCAGCAGTGCGCGACGCCGGCGCTTGCCGCGCCGTCCGGACGCCATACCAAACCGTATGGGATGGTGGCCGGTCGCTGAGTCTGCAGCGGCAGGTCGGGTTGGAGACGGCTCTGGTGTGTACGGGCTTCTCGTACCTGCCGGATCGGCGGGCCGAACAGGCGGCCTTGTTGCGAAACCTGCTTCCCGCCGTACGCGACCTCCGGCGCGGTGGATCCGCCGCCCTCGACCTGTGCTCGGTCGCGGACGGTACGGCGGACGCGTACTACGAGCACCTCATCCAGCCGTGGGACGTCGCAGCCGGTGCACTGATCGCCCGCGAGGCCGGTGCCACTGTGGTCCGCGGACCCGGAACGGCTTTCCCGCAAGGCATCCTGGCGGCCGCCCCCTCCCTGGCGGCGCCGCTTCTCGACCTGCTCACAACCCCAAGGAGGTCGGTGTGA
- a CDS encoding histidine phosphatase family protein, whose translation MRTTIVLARHGRTEWHHGNRYTGSTDLPIDEVGVQQAQQLKDWALDYAPDALWCSPMLRARQTIGPIAQTLDLEPTLDARLREVDFGSAEGKMLSELPPAVAKAFMLDPVLDHFPGGEHPADAADRVHEVFGEIAERHEGQRVLVVAHNTLIRLLVCRVLGLRLNDYRRLLPALGPAALVRFRWQDGTVGLEAYNVPPVIEPARMETRE comes from the coding sequence ATGAGAACGACGATCGTCCTGGCCCGCCACGGCCGGACCGAATGGCATCACGGCAACCGCTACACCGGTTCGACGGACCTCCCGATCGACGAGGTCGGCGTACAGCAGGCTCAGCAGCTGAAGGACTGGGCGCTGGACTACGCGCCGGACGCGTTGTGGTGTTCGCCGATGTTGCGGGCCCGACAGACGATCGGACCGATCGCCCAGACGCTGGACCTGGAGCCGACCCTGGACGCACGGCTGCGGGAGGTCGACTTCGGGTCCGCCGAGGGGAAGATGCTGAGCGAACTGCCTCCGGCGGTTGCGAAGGCGTTCATGCTGGATCCGGTGCTCGACCACTTCCCGGGCGGCGAACATCCCGCCGATGCGGCCGATCGGGTGCACGAGGTTTTCGGGGAGATCGCCGAGCGGCACGAGGGTCAGCGGGTCCTCGTGGTCGCGCACAACACGCTCATCCGGCTGCTCGTGTGCAGGGTGCTCGGACTGCGACTGAACGACTACCGCAGACTGCTACCTGCACTCGGTCCCGCGGCGCTGGTGCGTTTCCGGTGGCAGGACGGCACAGTGGGTCTCGAGGCGTACAACGTTCCACCTGTGATCGAGCCTGCGCGAATGGAGACCCGGGAATGA
- a CDS encoding excalibur calcium-binding domain-containing protein — MATFNSPPSWPAPPEPNWQPPPGWQPDPSWPPAPPGWAFWLNARGLRTRGPSGRYGAEPPVKLIAGWAAGAVAFIVILGAIGASNSPAAVSSAPGTTVTVPGPTTTVTVPGAEVTVQQTVAGPTATVTLPPLPARTVTVPAPPTSRRTTKTTAPVPLVQNTQSAEPKKTEAPETSVYYANCAAVRAAGKAPLYRGDPGYSAHLDRDNDGVACE; from the coding sequence ATGGCAACTTTCAATTCACCGCCGTCCTGGCCGGCGCCGCCGGAACCGAACTGGCAACCACCACCCGGCTGGCAACCGGATCCGTCCTGGCCGCCGGCACCGCCCGGTTGGGCGTTCTGGCTGAACGCCCGCGGGCTGCGGACCCGCGGACCGAGCGGCAGGTACGGCGCCGAGCCGCCGGTGAAGCTGATCGCGGGCTGGGCCGCGGGAGCGGTCGCGTTCATCGTGATCCTGGGGGCGATCGGTGCAAGCAACAGTCCGGCGGCGGTCTCGTCGGCGCCGGGCACGACAGTCACTGTCCCCGGTCCGACGACGACGGTCACGGTTCCGGGCGCGGAAGTCACCGTGCAGCAGACGGTTGCCGGGCCGACGGCAACGGTCACCCTTCCGCCGCTGCCTGCCCGGACGGTGACGGTCCCGGCGCCGCCGACAAGTCGCAGGACCACGAAGACCACCGCGCCGGTGCCGCTCGTGCAGAACACCCAGAGCGCCGAACCCAAGAAGACAGAAGCTCCGGAGACCAGCGTGTACTACGCCAACTGCGCTGCGGTCCGGGCAGCCGGCAAAGCACCGCTCTACCGGGGCGACCCCGGGTACTCCGCACATCTCGATCGTGACAATGACGGCGTCGCGTGCGAGTAG
- a CDS encoding FGGY family carbohydrate kinase — MDVGVDVGTTVTKAVAFDADGRPLAEASRPTRLLHRSTGRFEHETLEVVASVNEVVQELAGAVGSRPGVLAITAQGDGLWLVDDTGTPVRPAISWLDARSSPILEEWTAGGVAERVFRRSGNRMFPGASGPLLAAVLAEEPAVIERAGTAAYCKDVVMQALTGVRATDVSDASAPFLDPRTGEYDEEALAATGLTELRRLLAPVAAAGPVGELRDDSTGMAPGTRVSAGPYDLPAAAAGAGVTEPGDALLTVGTTLACQVVTRELPVDGEPAGLFLGTWTPGVWLRAMPAMVGTAALDRVLALVGVGTAQLPGLLAESSPGASGVTVLPYLSEAGERAPFVDTRARGTIDGISLSTTTADLVRATCEGIAYAARHCLDAAGWTGRVTVCGGGARSSEWTQILADVLNAPLHTAEAEQVAARGAVICARRATDPDSAGTGWIAETRQVDPDPARAAFYAEGYAHYLRRIEAARPRWSDPAPTFTGDR, encoded by the coding sequence ATGGACGTCGGAGTAGACGTCGGCACCACCGTGACCAAGGCGGTCGCCTTCGACGCCGACGGCCGCCCACTGGCAGAGGCATCCCGGCCGACCAGGTTGCTGCACCGCAGCACTGGGCGGTTCGAACACGAGACTCTCGAAGTAGTTGCCTCGGTCAACGAAGTTGTGCAGGAGCTGGCCGGTGCGGTCGGGAGCCGGCCGGGGGTGCTGGCGATCACCGCGCAGGGCGACGGCCTCTGGCTGGTCGACGACACGGGTACGCCGGTCCGCCCGGCGATCTCGTGGCTGGACGCGCGGTCGAGCCCGATCCTGGAGGAGTGGACCGCCGGTGGGGTGGCCGAGCGGGTGTTCCGGCGGTCGGGGAATCGGATGTTCCCGGGTGCGTCGGGGCCGCTGCTGGCCGCTGTACTTGCGGAAGAACCTGCGGTGATCGAGCGCGCGGGCACGGCGGCGTACTGCAAGGACGTGGTGATGCAGGCGTTGACCGGCGTACGGGCGACGGATGTGTCGGATGCGTCGGCGCCGTTCCTCGATCCGAGGACCGGGGAGTACGACGAGGAGGCGCTGGCCGCGACCGGTCTGACCGAGCTTCGACGGCTTCTGGCCCCGGTCGCCGCGGCTGGTCCGGTGGGCGAGTTGCGTGACGACTCGACCGGCATGGCCCCGGGGACCAGGGTGTCTGCCGGGCCGTACGACCTTCCGGCTGCTGCCGCCGGGGCCGGCGTGACCGAGCCGGGCGACGCGCTTCTGACCGTCGGTACAACGTTGGCGTGCCAGGTCGTCACTCGTGAACTGCCCGTCGACGGCGAACCCGCCGGCCTGTTCCTCGGCACCTGGACACCCGGCGTCTGGTTGCGCGCGATGCCCGCCATGGTCGGTACGGCGGCCCTCGACCGCGTGCTCGCGCTGGTCGGCGTCGGAACTGCGCAACTGCCCGGTCTGCTCGCCGAGAGCTCGCCCGGCGCCTCCGGCGTGACCGTGCTGCCCTACCTGTCGGAGGCCGGTGAACGCGCGCCGTTCGTCGACACCCGCGCCCGCGGCACGATCGACGGCATCTCGCTGTCCACGACGACGGCCGATCTGGTTCGCGCGACCTGCGAAGGGATCGCGTACGCCGCTCGCCACTGCCTCGACGCAGCCGGCTGGACCGGTCGCGTGACGGTCTGCGGCGGTGGCGCCCGGAGCAGCGAGTGGACGCAGATCCTCGCCGACGTACTGAATGCCCCGCTGCACACCGCCGAGGCCGAACAGGTCGCCGCGCGCGGCGCGGTGATCTGCGCGCGCCGCGCCACCGACCCGGACAGCGCCGGTACGGGATGGATCGCCGAGACCCGCCAGGTCGACCCGGATCCGGCCCGCGCTGCGTTCTATGCCGAGGGATACGCCCACTACCTGCGCCGGATCGAGGCGGCCCGCCCGCGCTGGTCCGACCCAGCACCCACGTTCACAGGAGATCGATGA
- a CDS encoding MFS transporter, with amino-acid sequence MTKVVEERTGELPARYAASVGLGTLLQPLNSSMIAVALVAIGADFHAGTETQWLVSGLYLATAVSAPTAGRLADLIGARRVFLAGLALVAVVSALAPLSPSLGWLIAARVLLGIGTGAQFPSGVAMIRRIADRRKASAVGALGLLSVFAQTSAALGPSVGGLLVGTFDWQAIFLVNLPVAAVAGIAVLRLVPKDPPRPVSDDRKLWREIDLAGLVLFTLAMTALMLVLLSLTTEPNWWLLGAAIPLAVLFILWERRSATPFVDVRLLARSAPLSLGYLRTMLTYVAFYAIFYGLPGWLEQGRGLHPTEVGLVVLPIATLGAITVAIATKLARRHGPRLLLMIGSAGLLVGGAALAFGVHTGTPIVVLVVISAVLGVPNGFNGLGNQLAVYRAAPPEVAGAAAGLFRTSQYVGANLAAAAIALVFAEPATDAGLHRLGLLVAGIAAVLLLDVIFVRKSQ; translated from the coding sequence GTGACGAAGGTCGTTGAGGAGCGAACCGGGGAGCTGCCGGCGCGGTACGCCGCATCCGTGGGGCTCGGCACCCTGTTGCAGCCACTGAACTCGTCGATGATCGCCGTTGCGCTGGTCGCGATCGGCGCCGACTTCCACGCGGGGACCGAGACGCAGTGGCTGGTCTCGGGGCTTTATCTCGCGACCGCGGTCTCGGCGCCGACGGCCGGGCGACTGGCTGACCTGATCGGTGCCCGGCGAGTGTTCCTCGCGGGGCTCGCGCTCGTGGCCGTCGTGTCCGCGTTGGCGCCGCTCTCGCCGAGCCTCGGGTGGTTGATCGCCGCGCGGGTCCTGCTCGGTATCGGGACCGGCGCGCAGTTCCCGTCGGGCGTCGCGATGATCCGCCGGATCGCCGACCGCCGGAAGGCTTCTGCCGTAGGTGCGCTCGGGCTGCTTTCGGTCTTCGCGCAGACCTCCGCGGCGTTGGGCCCGAGCGTCGGCGGTCTGCTTGTCGGCACGTTCGACTGGCAGGCGATCTTCCTCGTCAATCTCCCGGTCGCCGCCGTCGCAGGCATCGCCGTACTCCGGCTTGTCCCTAAGGATCCACCTCGGCCGGTGAGCGACGACCGCAAGCTGTGGCGGGAGATCGACCTCGCCGGGCTGGTCCTGTTCACGCTGGCGATGACCGCGCTGATGCTGGTCCTGCTCTCGCTGACCACCGAGCCGAATTGGTGGCTCCTCGGCGCGGCGATCCCGCTCGCTGTGCTCTTCATCCTCTGGGAACGCCGCTCCGCGACGCCGTTCGTCGACGTACGCCTGCTCGCCCGCAGCGCGCCACTGTCTCTCGGTTATCTCCGCACGATGCTCACGTACGTCGCCTTCTATGCGATCTTCTACGGCCTGCCCGGCTGGCTCGAGCAGGGCCGCGGCCTACATCCGACCGAGGTCGGTCTCGTGGTCCTTCCGATCGCGACCCTCGGCGCGATCACCGTCGCGATCGCGACCAAGCTCGCCCGCCGCCACGGACCCCGGTTGCTGCTGATGATCGGTTCGGCCGGGCTCCTGGTCGGGGGCGCCGCGCTGGCCTTCGGAGTTCACACCGGTACGCCGATCGTCGTCCTCGTCGTGATCAGCGCGGTCCTCGGCGTACCGAACGGCTTCAACGGACTCGGGAACCAGTTGGCCGTCTACCGCGCCGCCCCACCCGAGGTCGCCGGTGCCGCGGCCGGTCTGTTCCGGACCTCGCAGTACGTCGGAGCGAACCTCGCCGCCGCCGCGATCGCCCTCGTGTTCGCGGAGCCGGCCACCGACGCGGGCCTGCACCGCCTCGGCCTCCTCGTCGCCGGAATCGCTGCGGTCCTCCTGCTTGATGTGATCTTCGTGAGAAAATCACAGTGA